ATCCGAGTTTGAACCAAAACAAGTTTTGGACTTCCTTGGATTCATCATCGATACAGTGAATATGACCGTCGCTCTCACCCCCGAAAAAAGGCAACCATAATGGATCTGTGTAACGAAGTGACACAGAAAGAGAAGATAACAATAAGAACTCTAGCGCGATTAATTGGTAAGTTTATCGGCAGCCTTATTGGGGTACCACATGGTAGACTCCACTATAGATCTACCAAAAGACTAAAAATCTCGCgccaaaaattttgatgtgcaGATCACATTTACCCCTACCGCCATGGGTGACGTATCTTGGCGGAAGAATAATTTATGAGGTCGCATAGCCCCAATCATGTCATTATATCCATGGATGCCTTAACAAGAGGTTGAGGAGCGTCAATGACAGAAACCCACACGGAgggtgagttttcatctatggagCAGGAACGCCACATAAATGTCCTAGAACTAATGGCAGCATTCTTCGGACTACAGGCTCTCTGCAACCATACTGCAAATGCTAACATCTTGCTAAAGATGGATAATACTTCAGCAGTAGCctttataaacaaaatggtgAACTTTAAATTTATCACAACGGATAAGATTACACATAGCATTTGGGAATGGGCAATAAGCAAAAATAATTGGATAGTCGCTCCACATCTCCCCTGGCATTCTTAACGTAGAAGCAAACAGAGAGTAGCGACAACAGGAGACAAGAACAGAATGGAtgttaaacaaatcaaaactCCTTGATGCACTGAAAGAACTGGACTTCCGTCCAGAAACAGTCCTCTTTGTGAGTAGAATAAACAAGCAGTTACCTGCCTTTTTCTCATATCGACCTGATCCCGACTGCATCGGAGTAAACTCGTTTACTGAGGATTGGCACAATATGTCGTTTTATGCCTTTCCACCCTTTGCCTGCCTTCCCCAGGTAATTCAAAAGATCCATAGTGATAAGGCAGTAGGTATCCTGGTAGTTACGGACGGGCCTAACCAACCATGGTTCACAGAGTATTCTGAACTAATCATTAAAGAAATTCTTGTTTACCTAGAATGGACCTAGTACTGCTTCCACAGCAACCAAGTGTCCTTCATTCACTGCACCCAAATCTTTGGATAGCAATTGTCTCAGGGAGGCAATAAACCGAAAACGATCATGTTCTGCCGATCTAAGCAACTGCTCACTTCATCTTGGTCAGAAAAACCCAGTCCAGCTATAATCCGTATTTAAGGAAATGgctgaaattttgtaaaatgaaaaaatcccAGAACCTTATAAGGCTAGTCATAAACAAGGTATGGACTTTCTTGCTTTCCTTCTCCACGTAGAAAAGACAAGCTATGGATACATTTCAGCAGCAACGTCAGCCCTGTCAGCTGTATTACCAAAGGATGCAGGAACAGGCTTTGGTAAGAACAAGAACGTTAGCAGACTAATCAAGTGTATTTTCAAGCTACGTCCTTCCCTACCAAAGCACACTGTGATATATGACCCTGATGTAATATTAAACTATATGACAACCTTGCCTGGTAACCAGCACCTGGAGTTACAGTTATTAACGAAAAAACTAGCAACGTTGTTGTGCCTACTGAGTGTCCAGAGAGCCCAGACAATAGGTGCCCTAAAGGTTAACTTTTGTTATCGATCTTCAGATGAAGACAACAAAACCAGGCAAACATCAGGAACCTCTGCAATTTGAGAAGTACCACCTCTCTAACCGGATAGTTTACTGCCTATATAAATACTTGAGGACGACAGACCTTATACGAGAGAACCTTGAAAACCAACCAAGGGAACTACTTCTCTCCTATGCTTATCCCCATAAACCTATCGGAATAACCACCGTTGCAACACATGTTAAAATGTTCTTAGGCTTGGCTGGCATCGATATTAAGACGCTCAGTACCTATTCTACAAGGAGTGCATCTACCAGCAAGGCAGAGGACATAGGAGTACCTATGACGACAATCGCCAAAGCGGTAGCCTGGAGAGGCACTAGCACGTTCGCAAAACATTACAAATTGCCCATAAGCTAGAACTTTGCGATCGAACTTCTTAAATGTTTATAAACACATTTACTTGGGTtagattatttatatatatatgtaatagaCATGTACCGTTATGGTATATTGTGGCATTACCAGGAGTTATAACAGACAAACCGTAAATATGTAGTTCTGTTTAATCTAATATTGGTCCTTGTCGAGTTTTTACTCAACTGTTTGTTGAACCAAAAATAGGTGGCTTTGAAATCTCATTTGAATACTTACGATCAgaggctaaattattatttcaaaaattagacaaatgtaataaaatttaattaaaataataatttagctctCATCTAAGTATTCAAGTGCCCACCACCACTCCCCTAACACCTTCAGCACTATTATCCACTATTTTGGCCTTCACAATGGGTCTTTGAAGAAGGAATTTTACTGAAACCGAATCTCATTGGAATACTTAGACCAGagctaaattatttttcttaattaaactttatttcatttgtctaattttttaaaaaaaatattgaggtTAAAGGTGTTTTGacgacgtcatcaacctgtctgTTCTGGCCCTAATTTAGGAATTTGGTTCTATTTTTGTTCTCGATGCTCCCATAAATGCATAACTTGTATGACTTACAAATAACAACATGAAATAAACGAATACACAAGTAAAACTTTCGCGAGGGCCTGTTATGATGTGGGATTGGCAACCTGATAAATAGAATTTCTACCATGTATATTTGGCACTAGTAATTAGGTCTCCAGGACGGCGATACTTATGTGTGTAGAGTGGTTTCTCTTCTTGTAAAACTTCATGTGGTTGAAAATTACTTGGATTCCTCATGACATTTAACAAGTACAATCAGATAAATGGAAGCGGCCCTTAAGCCGAATCTCCACTGGACgatatttcgcgaaaatttttgTGACCAGAAGTAGAAACCATATTAAATTTTCGTCATGACAAAAATAGCGACCAATCAAATTCGAGTATTGATGACGATCGTCGTAAAAATCGTCCCGTGGAGATTCGCCCTTACTCAGGTGAGCAAAAATTCCGGTGTTcatcataataaaaaaacaagccaTATAAAACCTACGAAAATAAtcgatttttttgacatttaaaagTCACATAAGTATATATCTTCTGAAAGATAGGGGATgtatatttgaaataaaaatacaaccAATTTTGTAACAGGCTTGCAAACGAACAAgcgtaataaaaaaaaaaaaaatgctattaGAAAACCCGAAATCTATCGTTCGTGATGGAATTATCAACATGCACCTGTTCCTTGAGAAGAAATGTTTTTCCATATTTTGCTATTGTTTCGGGCTCCTCAATTATATAAAGTTTGTATATCTTTTTAATGTTGAAATattagattttaatttttgcaacaaTTGTGGTTAACCAAAAACtactttcaaaaagaaaaaattaccaATACTGGACAATATTTTGTCGCTATTGCTAAAAGAAAACAAGTGTGCTTATAATACTTgcgtttcaaataaaaacaaaaaaacatatcacATGTCAAGTGCGATGAGTGTATCTTTGCATAGTAATCTAACTTCGTGTGAGTATTGGAAATCCAAGAACtatgaagatatttttgttGGTAATACTGAGAAACACTTGTTTCGAATTTGCTTTCCTTTACTTGCCGTATTCATAGTTATCTTTAATTTCTATGTCGTGGCCATactattaaagaaaaaacatcGACATAGAATAGACAACGAGTTTCTAGTCCTTAGCATTAGTGATTTACTAGTTGGATTAATATCAGTTCCGTTCTATTCTTTACATTTTTATGATATttcacaagttattttatgcACATTGTATCCAATCATGACAAGCGTCACTATTTTCCCTTTTGCATTTTCCTGGTCAATGACGGTTGTAATTTCGTGTGAGAGATACTTTGTTATTATATGGCCGGCCTTCCACAGGAGGTATATTAAAAACGCTTACGCATATCCATTCTTATTTGTTCTGCTTTTTACAACAACTTGTATGGGTGTTTTTCTTGGCTGGACAGTATACAAGGAAGTAAACTCCACCGTTATCTACATGGGAATCTATAAAGAAGATCGATGGCCAACACCATTTGAATTTGTTCAAATAATATTAGAGATTATGATATTCCTAGTCGTATTAACtttgaatttaaaaatgtacCTTTACGTTAAGATCCTTTCAAAGAGAATGAACAGTAGTCGACAATACAGCGAGCGAACAAGTAGAAGACTAACTATAACGGTAATTCATATATTCTTTTGTTTATCCTTTTGTAATATTCCACAGTTAGTAACTATCATTTTGGAATGGTTTGGCATCGTGAAAGCATCCAGCGCTTTGTATCATCTTCGCAGTTGGTCCATGTTGACTCTTTATTccaattcttttttaaactcgATTATTCTGATGCGTTCGAGTAAATTTAGAAGCAAGTGATTGATTTGTTGtttgtaatatcaaaaaaatgaaatgtggAAAAGGCTAAACAAGAAAGATTATATTTTAGTTGCAGTAAATATGTTTAAGCATCTGTGGAAAATCACGTAACACATTCGATTATTCTAGAACATTCGgcatttttgttattataatgtgatttgttatattttagtcACGAGATCTCAACGACGTTTTTCTTTACGATGTACTCATTTTTGTGTTGGCTGAAAAATATAACTTCTAGAGATAAGTCTTGTGTTTTTAGCATTGTTAAAAAGCTCTTGAGTGTTTTTGACTTATCTAAGGGAGGTAAGAGGTAGTAGCGATAAGAGGGTCGGTAAAAATATGGGaattgaaaatattaaaataaaaataataaaaataataagaaatattCGATTTGTTGGAAAGGTTTGTTGGAAAACTGGAAGTGAAGAATGATAAAGccagataaaaaagacaaaaaatctttaaacaacTTTCCGATAATCTTCATAATAATCCCCTAAAATTTTCTGACAATTTATTAAAACtaacaataatttataaatatttcaatacacgcttttattttttaagaaaacattgaaaaatgaaaagaataagTATATGAGGAATAGGATCCTTtcttaaaagtatatttcagtTACAAAATAGTGGCtagatgtttttaaaaaagtcctCCAAGTTTAAACAACACCTAGGAAAGTTCAGAAAGTATGTTTCCTGTAAAAAGTACGTGTGTAATTTAATAAACTAACATTCagttaatgattttttataactAACAATTTCATTTCGTATAATTGTTTGTATTTGATCTTTATctgtttttgaatttaattttactGGATGAAGAAAAGTCATtcttttattgtaaacttttttaaatccaTCTGCGGAATGATCGCCTACGAATAAGTCGGGAAGATAAGTTCCATTAAGATATTCgaaattttctaatttatccAAAGTACGTATCAGATTATTTCcagctatttctaaaaaaagtttattcttgTATGCAATGTCGGACAGTTTTGCGTAACCTTGGGCAAATCTTCCTGGAACATAAAACATATCCGACCAGCCTTTGGCACATCTTGGTTCACCTTTGCTATTTGCTAAATAAGTATCTAGATATTTCTTATATTCCTTTGGGTTACTTTCAGCAAGTCGTTTTAATTCCTCATAATATTTCTGACATGCTTTAAGTCCCATATCATACGTCCACCACATCCAAGCATTGTTAACAATTTTACCATACGCCTTTTGTCTCCAGTCAACGATACCGCTCTGCCATACTTTCTTTCGATCAAGTTTTAGTAAATTCCACCAATTCACAATAAGATCATCATTACTGTAAATATATCCTAAGATAAGAGAAATTCTAGAACAAAACAACTTTCtactgaaaaaaattaaagtctaTATTATAAGCTGTGTCGTGTTGAATATAACAAGACAACATAAATAGATTTGCAACTGATCGCATGACGGATGATTTCAATAGAAACAAAAGAGTTCAGCAtctctttctttatttttaccaCCATAATCAAAGCAAACTTAATAAAAATTTGGACTCCACTGTCATCTTGGGTTGTGCCTAGCTATGATGAACCTTATAATACGACTGATCCCTCAATTCGATTCTGCCCAGCATAGCTTATAAAACTAGGAAACTGATGGGGGTCAAtacaatgtcttttttatcGACGTTTTTCTTGGTCTTTGAACAGATGCGTGAAAcaaattttagttattttattaAACTTTCACGTTACTCACTGGAATGCTTTTGAGCAGATAACAGACGCCTCTAGTCAGTGGTACTGACTTAGAGCCTGGTATACATCTGACGTTAATTTGCGTGAAGCAGTTACTCCAATTGGAGTTAATTTTTTAACGCCTTATGGAAACGTCGATGAATAGATGGCACACCTATCTTAATCTCGTTTGGCACGCGAGCTgaatatcgaaaaaaattaatattttaatgcgAGTTAGGCGAACATAAAGCAAAAAATTGAGCATATTATGTGTTATCAAAAGTACGGATAAAAAACgttttatatattaattcttCCAAAAGATGGTGAAATTCTACATACTACCCtagtttcacaaaaaaaacagaCCTTAAATCTTGACCGTTTTCCTTTTTGTTCTTCTTTCAATTCGCCTCATAAAAATCCATTATAATATGTCATCTTTGATAGACATATTTCTTCAacgaaataaattaaatcatcCTTTTACTTGTATTAGAATCCTTGCCTAAATACTTAATATGATTAACTCGAAGTTCAGAAATTAGCACAAAAAATTTAATGCAATTTAACACCAGATAGAAACCAAGATTAACGCTCTAAGATCTTAAGAAGgcctaaaaaaatttgttgggAAGAAGCCTTACAGCCACAACGCACAGTTAAATTAGACCTTTGCAATATGTTTAGCATACCTTTTGTTTAACTGAATCTGATCCTGGGCAAATTTACTACTGGAAGAAAAAAAGCAAgccttgaaaataaaaactctATTTACCATCGTATCCTGGATACTTTCGTATCGCTTTCGTCAAACATCGATATCTGAAATACCATATCTTCTCCTCTTTGTACAATATATCTGGGCCTTGACTTGCTGAATCATCAGGAGCTGGTCCACAAGTTAAAATTTTCCCAAATACATTATCATATAACTCATGTAATATTTTGTTGTTCCCATAAAACGCATAATTAAAATTCATCACTATAagtgtatttttaaatatatttttataacatttcgtgttgtttttattaattttctttaCTTGTTTTTCCGATCTTTTTTGCTCTTCATACATTCCTTCTGCTGTTTCCTCTTTCTCTACAATTGTTAGTTTTTTAAGGCTTAAAAAATCCACCTGGTAGATGACCACAATAAACAGGAGAGCGATGAccacgaaaataaaaatttttctcaGCATTTCGAtagttgaaaatgttttttttccattATCCTGTTTCATcctgtttttatttctaaatgaatttgagaaaaaaaactacattacatctGGTTTAAATTATTTGGTCATCCATCCTGACACCTTCTGTCAAAactccaaaaataaaaaaactgtttttttcatTCTTAATCCTTTCGTcttcttttgaatttttttatccatCATTTATTTGAATATAACAAAGTATTAAACATAATAAATTATatctaaattaattttttaaaacttttttattaaacttaAACCAACATGAATAGATAGTTGCGCAACGAAGGAAGAATAACTTTCTATTAAGAAAATCTGTTCCTTTCAGATAACTGTTATAAACGTTATGTATCTGCAAATGGAACGTTAACAGCAAACGACAAAGCTATGTAACCATAAAAAGACAAACACTACAACTGATTGTTTAACTCGTCCCTTTAAGTCTTGCTTAAAAAAGTTTCATAAATGCACCTGCAAGGTTTTTCTACGTCATTTTCCTAATTTAGTAGGTTAAGTGGCCAACATATAAGGTATGTAGTAAGGAATTTTGCATAGCGAATATACCGTAGGACTTTTCCTAAATATTTAAGTTTATTCACTTCTTACGACgtcaaaatagtaaaaaatttaTGACAAAACCTGAAAACGTTGAATatgttatattattatatacccgtaagcaaaaacagccattgaataaataatcgtattccacccgtattattcaatgcttgtgacgtaacaatagttttgacaaaacattcgtaaacgcatgttttgattttatcctttccgcctcattaatttttatcgtaattaactgtgattggttgtttcttagtggtccgttttctgattggtcgatttccaaacacgtgaaatggcgggaacgtttttgtcgagaaaattctttttatgtcgatttcacaaaaaaatgtttcgatctacactataaaatgaaacgaaaacaaaacaaacacaaaacaaaataagtaatattaattataacaatctcttttgggtatataataaaacatatatacaataggtaaacataggttattggatttattaaccctcggtgatattatattcaactccgctgcgcgtcgttgaatattaatcacctcgggttaataaatctcaataacctatgtttacctattgtatatctacttataaaattaaacaattcagtggtttttatttttttccgtaCATATTAGTCGTATTCACAAACATTTCAACCAAGAGTTTTGCGTTTAAAAGTAGTTTTGAAATGATCCGTTGTTACACCAAGTTGTAGCTATCCCTTCTTTTATATGAACGGTGACTTTGGTCTCCTGTTGTCTAAATTGCGGAAAGAAATTGCTGGCTGTAAAATTGAGACTTTTTAAGATCGAATTCagttatatttgttattttcacaaaatatttgATGCTTTTTTTAGAGTTGCTATCTTCTTCTACTTTGCCAATCTGCCatcatttctttttatatatattttcacatttgactGTTATAATTGCATCGTTTAAGTGAAAAACGAAATCTACTGTTAATACAGTTGTTAAACCTATAAATGTCgcaacatcgcctataaatgtCGTAACATCACCCAAAAAATGTCGCAAACTTAACCATAAATGTCGCAACCATAGATGTCGATAATTATTTAATAGCTTCAATAGAAGCTATATAATTATGGAGTGATAATTATGTCTTACATTTCTAATGATCTTTGCAATATAGGGTGCTTGAGAACTTAAATCATAGAGTTGTGTGAGGTGTGTCTTTCCACAAAACATTTTAATCGTATTGTTTCGTTGTTGTATGTAAAGACCtgtatttaaataatataaaaatactagtcgttagccggtggaaaaatccacgggttcgcccgtcgcagctaagctaccattttgcgtgacagacagacggacgaacggacggacgtatacgggcattataatatagataaagatAATACTACTAAAAACTTCCCCGTAATAATTTATCACGAATTACTCTCCCTCTTTCATCTATTACATACATTTGACATTACGTATTATTTTGCTTTTGGCATGATATTTTCATAAGGGCACTTATTAGAGATCATAAGATCCCTACTGAAATAATTTACAGgtggtttgattttttgttcacaccatattttttagttttatatatatacagtatAACTCATATGATGAAGAActttaaattcaatttaaaaaaattcgacATTTATGGTTAATTACAAATTTGTGTGCGACATTTATCGAAAAATACTGACTCATTTCAGTGTTTCAGTTACCCAGAGTCTGCTACATCGTCATTGAGTATAAACGGTAGTCAATAGAGTAGCAGCATCGTTTTTAGTGCTCTCATCCATCATAGCAGATACCTTAATGCCTGATAGTAACACCAAAGAAGCATATACGAGCGTAGGAACACGATTAAGGTAAAAAGCGGCGTTGTAACACTGGCAAGGAGAAATCATAGCAGGCAAAGTAATTCTTAAATTATATCGACATTATAACATCATAGCAATTCAtagcaaaatttataaaattatagcaaacaataaaataatctaCAGAAAAAGGATCAAATAACTTATCCTTGTAATTAACCCGTTAAAGATCATAAAACATTCTGGACACTTTTTTGATCCAGTTATTTCACCGCCATATGAAATCACATTTTCATTTCGTTAGGCTGTTCTGACGCGCGTTCTCCGTTCAAAACATTGATAAAAATcgttaaacaacaacaacaaataaatacgTAGTAGTAGAATTCTTACAGCTGCTTGAATAACTTTCTGTTACCTccatattaaattttaaaaattcaacatAATATTcttgtgataaaaaaacaaaccaCTGACGATAAAAAGATTTTGTATGTTTGTTAACAGCGTGTGTAAAcctttaacaataaataaaGTTAACACATCATTTATTTGTAAAGTAAACATTAGTTTGCAGACCTCACCTCGCTCGTTTTATCGAAAACTGGTATGATTGACACCGATATAACAATACTAATGACCTGTGTATCAAacacctcgtccccaggacttatTAAACCCTCTCAAGTCTTGCCCTTAGAAAAGCAGGCTTGTTCAAATTAAATAAAACTTGGCTCTCTTATAGTACgtgaaacaaacaaaatggtagcaataaatttttgcttatgtcagcacttttctgtgacgtcatcggaagcttgaaatttgaaaatttaccaCTATCTgcctaaaatttaattacttaagtTCTAGAGCAACTAGTGTAGAGTCATGGGTATACCAGTAGtatcttaattattttttaggttttatCCTTCATACTGGGCTTTTTTGTCACAGAGGCTGaccattatttttatcaagggAATAAGGGGAGAAGaaagatacaaaaaaatccTTTTGCCAAGATTAATTTTAGCGAATACCTTGGATGCTCACTCTTGAATAAGCGCCCTTCTGGAATAAGCGCTCAGGGGcagttttttgaatatttttgaaattagaaaaaaaacgactttttactcaaaacatgttctgtttttaaattttacgacCATTATAGTTAgcaaaaaataacacaaaaatcatACTTTTTATAAACGCTCCTCTCGCTTTTCCACCCCTTCCAATAAGCGCCCACCCTAAATCTTTGTTCACGCCCATGCATGCACATTAGTTCTAGGTCATTTCTAGTAATTTCGCTTAGAGACTTAATTTTGCCAATTAACCTTTTTAGAAATTTTCACGCAAACAATTTTTCACGAATCTATAgtaaaatacccgtatacgtctgtccgtcacgcaaaatggtagcttagctgcgcaagtggcgagacgcacgcaatgcagtataaaaaggacgggcaaacccgtagatttttccacgggctaacgactagtataaaattcgcaaaatttgcgaaaattaatcaacttgTACAATTAGgcacaaaagaataaaaataatttctgaaactgtgaaaaaataagaacaccTCATGCTGAAGCCAAATTTTacagttcttataaaaaaagtgtagcTTACCAAACTTGTTCCCAGgactttttgcatttttgatgaatttAGGGACCAAATGACCCTGGGGAAGAGGATGGTAGCTTAcaaatttagtattttttaaattttataacattttttagtCAAAAGAAGAAAGGTTTACAATTAGCCTGAAGACAAAGACGAAAAAAAGGTATGCGCTTCCAAACTTGAATCACAAGAGGCGTCGATTATATAACGTTAAAAGGATAGAGAATTTACGATAAATATCAATTAGGAAGATAAATAATATCAACATACCACGAAACTTCACTGCCTTTGCACATTTTTTATTTGGTGCTTCATCAACCTTTTTTGGACTAAAATGTCTGTGTTTCCATATTTCATCCATTTATGTAATTATAATTAAAATTGAAACGTTAAATATTTAAGTAGCCAACAACTTTTATGAAATCTATGTAAAtcgaaataaaattataaaacattcAACACGCGCTCACATGAACAGAACTGTTTGTTATTTTATACTAGTTTATAAAgactcgtggaaaaatccacttcggcaataggacattgaaaaagttcgttgtttaagacgttttgctgacgtcagcatttcaAATCCCAAAAGAAATTggagaaatttagtttattcgttgcctgtaacgtgtagatgttgaaacgctgatcaaaataatgtataggatcatatctttTCTACAAACGATTAAGgacatataagggtttaaaaattttactgacgtcagcaatggcccgttaaaacgcgaaaaaaaaatttcagaaatttatatccctgttaccttcatcgtatagaccttgaaacgatgatcaagaaaatgtataggatcatgtacttttgacaaacggttgcagagatattggggtttaaaggttttttgatgacgtcatcaacccgtctattccgaaacggattaaggaaccaggtttggaaaattacccaaattggtcccaggtggtccctagttacccacgcggtaaaaaaaacattgacgtcaccaactcgtttccaagttatttgg
This is a stretch of genomic DNA from Hydractinia symbiolongicarpus strain clone_291-10 chromosome 9, HSymV2.1, whole genome shotgun sequence. It encodes these proteins:
- the LOC130657828 gene encoding uncharacterized protein LOC130657828; the protein is MSVSLHSNLTSCEYWKSKNYEDIFVGNTEKHLFRICFPLLAVFIVIFNFYVVAILLKKKHRHRIDNEFLVLSISDLLVGLISVPFYSLHFYDISQVILCTLYPIMTSVTIFPFAFSWSMTVVISCERYFVIIWPAFHRRYIKNAYAYPFLFVLLFTTTCMGVFLGWTVYKEVNSTVIYMGIYKEDRWPTPFEFVQIILEIMIFLVVLTLNLKMYLYVKILSKRMNSSRQYSERTSRRLTITVIHIFFCLSFCNIPQLVTIILEWFGIVKASSALYHLRSWSMLTLYSNSFLNSIILMRSSKFRSK
- the LOC130656668 gene encoding uncharacterized protein LOC130656668, whose translation is MKQDNGKKTFSTIEMLRKIFIFVVIALLFIVVIYQVDFLSLKKLTIVEKEETAEGMYEEQKRSEKQVKKINKNNTKCYKNIFKNTLIVMNFNYAFYGNNKILHELYDNVFGKILTCGPAPDDSASQGPDILYKEEKIWYFRYRCLTKAIRKYPGYDGYIYSNDDLIVNWWNLLKLDRKKVWQSGIVDWRQKAYGKIVNNAWMWWTYDMGLKACQKYYEELKRLAESNPKEYKKYLDTYLANSKGEPRCAKGWSDMFYVPGRFAQGYAKLSDIAYKNKLFLEIAGNNLIRTLDKLENFEYLNGTYLPDLFVGDHSADGFKKVYNKRMTFLHPVKLNSKTDKDQIQTIIRNEIVSYKKSLTEC